A single window of Betta splendens chromosome 11, fBetSpl5.4, whole genome shotgun sequence DNA harbors:
- the prrc2a gene encoding protein PRRC2A isoform X2: MSERSGQTAKGKEGKTKYASLNLFDTYKGKSLETQKPVVPPRHGLQSLGKVASARRMPPPANLPSLKAENKGNDPNVSLVPKDGTGWASKQEPADPKSTDALSAPQPESPQPVVSQIPAPTRPRTPPAPEGLAPASTQAAGARSWAQASVTLGTQGDGGKGSNQPSPFSREEFPTLQAAGDPDKAGREQATADQWYGPGPSLRPQNVTSWRDGGGRALAPTLSGEGAAEGGTGGAMVIDGAGGVPSPNSQTHGPPRNPPAGSPALPLPQPPVGPGFPAYRGIMPPFMYPPYLPFPAPYGPQGPFRYPPPGDGPTPRFSHGQVGTDSRPQGSPRDAGGEMVKRPSILKQDDLKELDELDHDGDEGWAGAHEEIDYSAKLKFSDDEGEEEAEDERTENKNDLREQQRSQEPPLTTSRSRASDSGGDNRRTPPTNADSGRQPSSSKPGWAEEGAGGWVGQGPASNYQDRPLNQGATLGTGKPVSIQHQPTAGGPTQPSQSGLLVHGAQGDDEDETWRQRRKQSSTEISAAVERARRRREEEERRMEEERRAACAEKLKRLDEKQQQGGTIESAGSGSKTPSLDGNSTAATAGSPTPSVSASASSPNISQPPSPCVDPEEPPVLIVQAGLGAGVIDKQRVSSNSSYDSNADAQQCPQQVVSQPQQPMLDIALPGETKEEASAGPHVRSGSGSERAVDSVKIENIGGGGGSRQASGPPGQCYSKYQKSLPPRFQRQQQEQLLKQQQQWQQQQNQASQSQLSPQPQPPQGPSPGAAPQPGPGPKQGGPLYQPSGMVRPPPLPMNFDPRWMMMPYMDPRMMQGRPPPMDYYSAGMHPSGLIGRERSDSGGSGSDPFDRQQGHPGHPHRGTPPMDPKLAWGPEVFPGGGEGRGLTSPLRQKQALEDEDVAKGSRSDTPPHRMREGGLGPIQQPNSNSGTSNQTPPPVSGQGGSHHTHQYMGGRGNYSNFADQGARLPPHQQQQRAGDRGNQPHSFTHQDEGPPRGSQQGQIWGAPHPHYDRNGRTDVPVESNSHHHHHHNHHPQQPHFPLHPHKPENSRERVGEAPAKKTDSTPSLNQPSLSSSCSSSSSSSSAREDGGVTVAQHHHPLQRESEAGKGHSLGERGNSGNLGSNSHVKQEKTGPSYAPHSSITSSPPPPQHGSLAQHQQQHPHHKSNQRGGRDHKTETHWGPRPGSSNIGGGSSHGRKANNAGGGSNSRGGEDSSNPSLEHKASIQGAGTNANKRAGPIKKPVLKEMKRDGGEVDGGEKSSPGFGKAKEQDGGHLASMKQDASSVSQNTLAPAKDETGQTSKPRIGGKERSSGGAGGGSSRALKDVDTTLSGFPVSSSRKDRDRSYDIVGNTSNHHGVPAKGNSRAGRGRGGEFYGRGRGYRGTYAASAGPIGSSRGRMGSRSGRDYRPVGGSHQQESKGEGPSGRHGQDRSQHNPARARNRSETRSEGSEYEEIPKRRRERGSETGSESGASDLGHSDKEDHQKPSTKNGTDNATTSSSGNVSSAPQRGPQTRVFTPRGVPSRRGRGGGSGGGNVYRGSGNAAGPPGAHRGGPISGSHGGSSKLSATVRKQQGPSQTPGPKHRPGNGGEKKDKMPEASQTQGSNPPQPLLPPATSATLGSTENGGILTQQVSTNATSNSAVPNVVPVATNHGFPPSGFERPPRRRRHGRSQHQQDKPPRFRRLKERENAARINGAVGVIGGRSPSSPSLNSVQDSNGAPIPAHVSIQNANHNATLTANNNSSVGHVGNANSHHHHHYNQSNAGPTHTQHHHSHGAKSPDFTNQNSDQANEEWETASESSDFTEFRDREGGGGKALSSHHHHHHLGKGGGGGGGGGVVERDMTGKEPLANKRSFSSQRPGMERQNRRVNAGGGGGRGPRGPPGGPGNGGGSRGEKRGTWPSPKNRK, translated from the exons ATGTCAGAGCGCTCTGGGCAAACTGCAAAGGGGAAGGAAGGCAAAACCAAGTATGCGTCTCTCAACCTGTTTGATACATACAAAGGAAAGAGCCTTGAAACACAAAAGCCTGTTG TTCCCCCTCGCCATGGCCTGCAGTCTCTTGGTAAAGTTGCCTCCGCGCGGCGTATGCCACCCCCTGCCAACCTGCCCAGTCTAAAGGCAGAGAACAAAGGCAACGACCCCAACGTCTCACTCGTTCCCAAAGACGGCACAGGATGGGCAAGcaaacaggaaccagcagacCCAAAGAG TACCGATGCATTGTCAGCACCGCAGCCGGAATCGCCGCAGCCTGTGGTTTCACAGATACCTGCACCGACCCGCCCGAGAacacctccagctccagag GGTCTGGCCCCCGCATCAACCCAGGCCGCAGGGGCAAGGTCCTGGGCACAGGCCAGTGTTACACTTGGAACACAAGGGGatg gtGGAAAGGGATCAAACCAACCGTCGCCATTCTCTCGCGAGGAATTTCCCACCCTGCAGGCAGCTGGCGACCCGGACAAAGCTGGCAGAGAACAGGCCACTGCAGATCAGTGGTATGGGCCCGGACCAAGCCTCCGCCCCCAGA ACGTTACAAGTTGGCGGGACGGTGGGGGCCGAGCCCTGGCGCCCACCTTGTCTggggagggagcagcagagggtGGTACTGGTGGGGCAATGGTGATAGATGGGGCAGGTGGGGTCCCCTCTCCAAACTCCCAGACTCATGGGCCACCTAGAAACCCTCCTGCAGGCAGCCCCGCCTTGCCCCTGCCCCAGCCCCCTGTGGGGCCTGGGTTCCCCGCATACAGAGGGATCATGCCGCCCTTT ATGTACCCTCCCTATCTGCCCTTCCCAGCCCCCTATGGTCCTCAGGGGCCATTCAGGTACCCGCCACCTGGTGATGGGCCTACTCCCAG GTTCTCTCATGGACAGGTTGGTACTGACAGCCGGCCCCAAGGCAGCCCACGTGATGCAGGGGGTGAGATGGTTAAGCGTCCTTCAATCTTAAAGCAGGATGATCTAAAGGAGCTTGACGAGCTGGACCATGATGGAGATGAGGGCTGGGCAG gGGCTCATGAGGAGATTGATTATTCTGCTAAGTTGAAGTTCAGTGatgatgaaggagaagaagaggcagaAGATGAGAGAACAGAGAACAAAAATGATTTGCG tgagcagcagaggtcCCAGGAGCCCCCCCTTACAACCTCTCGCTCACGAGCCTCAGACAGTGGTGGAGACAACCGCCGTACCCCTCCCACCAATGCTGACAGTGGTCGCCAACCTTCCTCCAGCAAGCCAGGATGGGCCGAGGAGGGAGCCGGTGGTTGGGTGGGGCAGGGACCAGCATCAAACTATCAG GACCGGCCTCTCAACCAAGGTGCCACTTTAGGCACTGGTAAACCTGTTTCCATCCAACAtcaaccaacagctggaggcCCTACTCAACCTTCGCAGTCAGGCCTGTTGGTCCATGGGGCCCAGggggatgatgaggatgagacTTGGCGTCAGCGCAGAAAGCAGTCTTCCACTGagatctctgctgctgtggaaagaGCACGTCGCCGCCGTGAGGAAGAAGAACGTCggatggaggaagagagacgTGCAGCCTGCGCTGAGAAGCTAAAAAGGCttgatgaaaagcagcagcaaggAGGCACCATAGAAAGTGCTGGAAGCGGTAGTAAAACTCCCAGCCTGGATGGGAATTCTACAGCTGCCACAGCAGGCAGTCCTACTCCATCTGTTTCAGCCTCTGCCTCTTCCCCCAACATCAGCCAGCCTCCATCCCCCTGTGTGGATCCTGAGGAACCTCCGGTCTTGATTGTCCAGGCAGGGCTTGGTGCTGGAGTCATTGACAAACAGCGagtcagcagcaacagcagctatGACTCAAATGCAG ATGCTCAACAATGTCCCCAGCAAGTTGtgtcacagccacagcagcccaTGCTGGACATAGCTTTACCAGGAGAGACTAAGGAAGAGGCCTCAGCTGGCCCCCATGTTCGCTCAGGAAGTGGGAGTGAAAGAGCAGTCGACTCGGTTAAGATTGAGAATattggagggggaggaggaagtcgTCAAGCTAGTGGTCCTCCTGGTCAGTGTTACTCAAAGTACCAGAAGTCTCTTCCGCCACGAtttcagaggcagcagcag gagcagcttttaaagcagcagcaacagtggcagcagcagcagaaccaagcaTCACAAAGCCAGCTGTCTCCTCAGCCCCAGCCTCCACAGGGTCCTTCACCAGGTGCAGCACCACAGCCAGGGCCTGGACCCAAACAGGGTGGACCCCTGTATCAGCCCAGCGGTATGGTGCGACCTCCACCTTTGCCAATGAATTTTGACCCTCGCTGGATGATGATGCCATACATGGACCCGCGCATGATGCAGGGCCGCCCCCCACCCATGGACTACTATTCAGCTGGCATGCACCCATCTG GGCTTATTGGGCGTGAGCGTTCTGATTCAGGGGGATCTGGTTCAGACCCCTTTGACAGGCAGCAGGGGCATCCAGGGCACCCACACCGTGGAACACCCCCTATGGATCCTAAGCTGGCCTGGGGGCCAGAAGTATTCCCTGGTGGAGGGGAGGGACGTGGGCTGACCTCCCCACTGAGGCAGAAGCAAGCACTGGAGGATGAAGACGTAGCCAAAGGTTCTAG GAGTGATACTCCTCCACATCGCATGAGAGAAGGTGGATTGGGACCCATTCAGCAACCCAACTCCAACTCTGGGACATCAAATCAGACACCCCCTCCTGTTAGTGGCCAGGGAGGCAGCCACCACACTCATCAGTACATGGGTGGAAGAGGCAACTACAGCAACTTCGCAGATCAGGGTGCAAGGTTGCCtccccatcagcagcagcagagggcaggTGACAGGGGAAACCAGCCACATAGCTTCACACATCAGGATGAAGGGCCTCCCAGAGGATCGCAGCAGGGTCAGATATGGGGAGCTCCACACCCTCACTATGATCGCAATGGTCGCACAGATGTCCCTGTAGAGAGCAActctcaccaccaccaccatcacaaCCATCACCCTCAGCAGCCTCACTTCCCTCTCCACCCTCATAAGCCAGAGAACAGTCGTGAAAGGGTTGGTGAGGCTCCTGCTAAGAAGACTGACTCCACTCCTTCTCTTAACCAACCATCCctttcatcttcctgctcttcctcttcctcctcctcttctgcaaGGGAAGATGGAGGTGTCACAGTTGCCCAACATCATCACCCattacagagagagagtgaagctGGTAAGGGACACAGTCTTGGTGAAAGAGGCAACAGTGGTAACCTTGGCAGTAACAGCCATGTAAAACAGGAGAAAACCGGTCCATCGTATGCTCCCCATTCCTCTATTACCTCTAGTCCACCTCCCCCTCAACACGGTAGTCTTgctcaacatcagcagcagcatccccaTCATAAATCGAACCAAAGAGGGGGACGGGATCACAAGACAGAAACCCACTGGGGCCCACGACCTGGCAGCAGTAATATTGGTGGTGGCTCCTCTCATGGCAGAAAGGCCAACAATGCAGGGGGTGGAAGCAACTCTCGTGGAGGTGAGGACTCTTCTAACCCCTCACTGGAACACAAAGCCTCTATCCAGGGAGCAGGCACAAATGCCAACAAGAGGGCTGGCCCCATCAAGAAGCCAGTACTGAAGGAGATGAAGCGGGACGGTGGGGAAGTTGATGGAGGCGAAAAATCAAGTCCAGGCTTTGGAAAAGCTAAAGAGCAAGATGGTGGGCATTTGGCCTCCATGAAGCAGGATGCCTCCTCCGTGTCCCAAAACACACTGGCTCCAGCTAAAGATGAGACTGGCCAGACATCCAAACCTAGGATTGGTGGAAAAGAACGGTCCTcgggaggagcagggggagggtCAAGTAGAGCGCTCAAAGATGTAGACACCACTTTGTCTGGATTTCCAGTGTCCTCTTCCAGGAAGGACAGAGACCGCTCATATGATATAGTAGGCAATACATCCAACCACCATGGGGTCCCTGCCAAAGGCAACAGCAGAGCTGGTCGCGGACGAGGGGGAGAGTTTTATGGGCGTGGCCGTGGATATCGGGGTACATATGCAGCCAGCGCTGGTCCAATAGGTAGCAGCCGGGGCAGGATGGGGAGCAGGAGTGGCAGAGACTACCGCCCTGTTGGAGGTAGTCACCAACAGGAGTCAAAGGGTGAGGGACCCAGTGGCAGGCACGGTCAGGATCGGTCCCAGCACAATCCAGCCAGGGCCAGAAACCGCAGCGAAACCCGCAGTGAGGGTTCAGAATATGAAGAAATCCccaagagaaggagagaaaggggcTCGGAAACTGGCAGTGAGAGTGGTGCAAGTGACCTTGGTCATTCAGACAAAGAAGATCACCAGAAACCCAGTACCAAGAATGGCACTGATAATGCCACCACTTCCAGCAGTGGAAATGTGTCATCAGCACCACAGAGGGGCCCCCAAACCCGGGTGTTCACCCCCAGGGGTGTGCCATCTAGAAGGGGTAGGGGTGGGGGAAGTGGCGGGGGAAATGTGTACAGGGGTAGTGGAAATGCTGCAGGACCACCTGGGGCACACCGGGGGGGACCTATCTCAGGCTCTCATGGTGGGTCTTCCAAGTTGTCTGCCACAGTCCGGAAGCAGCAAGGCCCATCACAAACCCCTGGTCCCAAACATCGGCCAGGGAATGGTGGAGAGAAGAAAGACAAGATGCCTGAAGCAAGTCAAACTCAGGGGTCCAATCCCCCTCAACCTTTATTGCCCCCTGCAACTTCTGCCACTCTAGGTTCTACTGAAAATGGAGGGATTCTGACCCAGCAAGTGTCCACCAATGCTACATCAAACTCTGCAGTGCCAAATGTGGTTCCTGTAGCTACAAACCATGGGTTCCCTCCCAGTGGATTTGAACGTCCCCCTAGACGTCGACGTCATGGGCGTTCTCAGCACCAGCAGGACAAACCACCTCGTTTTCGGAGACTAAAAGAGCGAGAAAATGCGGCACGAATCAACGGGGCAGTTGGGGTAATAGGGGGACGGAGCCCTTCATCTCCCTCTCTAAATTCAGTTCAGGACAGTAATGGCGCCCCCATTCCTGCTCATGTCAGTATCCAGAATGCTAACCACAACGCGACACTAACAGCCAACAATAACAGTAGCGTTGGGCATGTTGGTAACGCAAACagccaccaccatcaccattaCAACCAGAGCAATGCTGGGCCAACACACACCCAGCACCACCACAGCCATGGAGCAAAGTCCCCTGACTTCACCAACCAGAACTCAGACCAGGCCAATGAGGAGTGGGAGACCGCCTCTGAAAGCAGCGACTTCACAGAGTtcagagacagggagggaggaggagggaaggcgTTGTCctctcaccatcatcatcatcatctgggtaagggaggaggtgggggcgggggcgggggtgTGGTTGAGCGAGACATGACAGGGAAAGAGCCCTTGGCTAATAAAAGAAGCTTCTCAAGCCAGCGTCCTGGCATGGAGCGTCAGAACCGGAGGGTCaatgcaggaggagggggaggcagaggccCTCGTGGTCCTCCTGGTGGGCCCGGCAATGGAGGTGGCAGCCGAGGGGAGAAGCGTGGCACTTGGCCCTCCCCAAAAAATAGGAAGTGA